From Halorientalis litorea:
TGTATGAACTCCTGCTGTTGCTCCACCGCCTGCTCGCTGGCCTGCTGGAGACTCTTCATCATCGAAGGGGGCCACATCAAGCCGTCGGAACCGCCGTCGTTCTCGGTCATCGCTTCACTACTCTCTACACCATCTGAGACCATAAAGATTGCCATCAAAACCATTGATTAACATCAGATGTAGCTGAATGGCATGAGACGGAGCGGAACCGACCGAAACACCGATTACGACGAGTGAGAAACGGCACGCTGTCGGTCGAGCGGGCGTAAAACGGCAGGAGAGCCGATTTGATGGCTGAACCACCACGCTTTAATATTGCCGTTACCAATAACTGGTGTCAATGAGTTCTCAGCCGAGCCGGAGCGCGCTGTTCGACACGTGGACGACGACGTCGTCACACGTGTTCAATAGCTTCCTCGAGGCTAACCGTGCGGCCTTCGCCGCGTTCGGCGTCGATGCCGACGCTGAAGCAGACGACGACGAGGCGACCCCGAGCCAACCGCCACGCGAGCGTATCGAGGCCGACGAGGACCTCACCGAGTGGACCGTCGAGATAAGCGAACACGACCGAACGTCGCTGGGTGTCGGTGACCGCGTCGAGTTCACCAAGACCATCTCTAGCGACGACATCACGGCCTTCGCCGCGTCGAGCGGTGACACCAACCCGCTCCACCTCGACGACGAGTACGCCTCCGAGACGCGCTTCCGGGGGCGTATCGCCCACGGAACGCTCGTCAGCGGCCTCATCAG
This genomic window contains:
- a CDS encoding MaoC family dehydratase, producing MSSQPSRSALFDTWTTTSSHVFNSFLEANRAAFAAFGVDADAEADDDEATPSQPPRERIEADEDLTEWTVEISEHDRTSLGVGDRVEFTKTISSDDITAFAASSGDTNPLHLDDEYASETRFRGRIAHGTLVSGLISAALARLPGLVVYLSQDLEFHNPVRPGDRVTADIEIVEDLGNDQYRLSTTVSVDGETVIDGEAVILIDEQPE